A genome region from Candidatus Neomarinimicrobiota bacterium includes the following:
- a CDS encoding cation:dicarboxylase symporter family transporter, whose amino-acid sequence IIMLVIILEAIGVPSAGIALILGVDRILDMMRTVTNVTGDASVAVAVASSEGQISE is encoded by the coding sequence GCATTATTATGTTGGTAATCATCTTGGAAGCAATTGGTGTACCCAGCGCAGGGATCGCCCTTATCTTGGGTGTAGATAGAATTTTAGATATGATGCGGACGGTTACAAATGTAACCGGTGATGCTAGTGTGGCGGTGGCGGTGGCTTCTTCTGAAGGTCAGATTTCTGAATAA
- the hflX gene encoding GTPase HflX, with protein sequence MIENSEIKPKERALLVGVIHGELDMETVEEHLEELHLLADTAGAEVVGNVTQKLSRINPSFFIGTGKAEQMINQAKELDVSLIIFDDELSPGQMKNYSKLTEEIKVIDRSALILDIFKQHAQTKEAKTQVELAQLEYMLPRLTRAWTHLERQMGGIGTRAGAGETQIEVDRRLIRTRISKLKRELEKIGKERDTQSKRRGNQFKVALVGYTNAGKSTLMKALSGADVFIEDQLFATLDTTIRSVELDNAHTILLSDTVGFVRKLPHHLVASFRSTLKEVIKADLILLVLDSSSNQVTDHHNTIIDVLKDLGAERRQMLIVLNKIDLKSAEKQISYLRRKFPSGIYVSALNNLRIDKLTQNISEIMDENYQIVNLKFSYQESKELAQAQEGVDVLERNYEDDHVQLKIKGSRWRISQIQSKLK encoded by the coding sequence ATGATTGAGAATTCGGAAATAAAACCAAAAGAAAGGGCGCTTCTGGTTGGTGTTATTCATGGTGAGTTGGATATGGAAACGGTGGAAGAGCATCTTGAAGAATTGCATCTGTTGGCTGATACAGCCGGAGCAGAAGTTGTAGGGAATGTCACCCAGAAATTATCTCGAATAAATCCATCATTTTTTATCGGTACGGGGAAAGCGGAACAGATGATCAACCAAGCCAAAGAATTGGATGTTTCGCTTATAATTTTTGATGATGAACTGAGTCCGGGGCAAATGAAGAACTACAGTAAATTAACTGAGGAAATAAAGGTTATTGATCGTAGTGCCCTTATCCTTGATATTTTTAAACAGCATGCCCAGACCAAAGAGGCAAAAACACAGGTAGAGTTGGCTCAATTAGAATATATGTTACCCCGATTAACGCGGGCATGGACTCATCTTGAACGACAAATGGGTGGCATTGGTACGCGTGCCGGCGCCGGTGAAACACAGATCGAAGTGGATCGCCGCCTAATCCGAACGCGTATTTCTAAATTGAAGCGTGAACTGGAAAAGATAGGCAAAGAAAGAGATACCCAAAGTAAACGACGTGGAAATCAATTTAAGGTGGCTTTGGTTGGTTATACTAATGCCGGAAAATCAACATTAATGAAAGCTCTTTCCGGTGCAGATGTTTTTATCGAGGATCAGTTATTTGCCACACTGGATACCACCATTCGATCAGTAGAACTAGACAATGCCCATACCATTTTATTGAGCGATACAGTTGGGTTTGTTCGGAAACTACCTCATCATTTGGTGGCCAGTTTCAGAAGTACCTTAAAAGAAGTTATTAAAGCAGATTTAATCCTATTGGTTTTGGATTCATCCTCTAACCAAGTGACAGATCACCACAATACAATTATTGATGTATTAAAGGACTTGGGAGCCGAAAGGCGCCAAATGTTGATTGTACTCAATAAAATAGATTTAAAGAGTGCTGAAAAACAAATCAGTTATTTAAGGCGAAAATTCCCCAGTGGTATTTATGTTTCAGCTCTGAATAATCTACGTATTGATAAGTTAACTCAGAATATTTCTGAAATCATGGATGAGAATTATCAAATTGTTAATCTTAAATTTTCTTATCAGGAATCCAAAGAGCTTGCACAAGCCCAGGAAGGGGTAGATGTGTTGGAACGAAATTATGAAGATGACCATGTTCAATTAAAAATTAAGGGTTCGCGCTGGCGAATTAGCCAGATACAATCAAAATTGAAATAA